In one window of Hyla sarda isolate aHylSar1 chromosome 1, aHylSar1.hap1, whole genome shotgun sequence DNA:
- the LOC130282074 gene encoding uncharacterized protein LOC130282074, which yields MLVTSNIVSFVQMKSLIKRTKETPNVHPMSRDLSPRRKFGPAIYNKSPSQDRLIEELHGRFGIDKQDTSKTPDDNWLTEGVIITSQPTRNVRMSEQRIEKIIIPPDSPQLMRKTLSITTSPSGTLQPTRLVSKSTSPALPQPPPVSSSTAAVSSLLPPPAPPLPPVLLPLHNMPTSNTLPPQPPSSWKQYSDDYQDLSRAVFPQEDFRNTYQDEPTMPLMVTSSTLRMLPTPKSYVSVACQTEDNPLFPPIQAGNENVSTMMSPAAYCSSRALAARPPLSRSFSDKAGLFVVCPVLSKYFTWYCIKHVWFRTPSPSNGYYFTNNFVTFGDRWCMTAKSVFVMFTCVLNQHVVH from the exons atgctgGTGACAAGTAACATTGTATCGTTTGTTCAGATGAAATCTCTGATTAAAAGAACTAAAGAGACACCTAATGTTCATCCAATGTCTCGGGACCTCTCTCCTCGACGAAAGTTTGGACCAGCTATATACAACAAGAGTCCATCGCAAGACCGCCTCATCGAAGAGCTACATGGGCGGTTTGGCATAGACAAGCAGGACACTAGCAAGACTCCTGATGATAACTGGCTGACAGAGGGTGTGATCATTACGTCTCAGCCCACTAGAAATGTGCGGATGTCTGAACAGAGGATAGAGAAG ATAATTATCCCTCCAGATTCTCCACAGCTCATGAGAAAAACATTATCAATTACCACATCTCCTTCTGGTACATTGCAGCCCACAAGACTTGTGTCTAAATCTACATCCCCAGCACTGCCACAACCACCTCCTGTTTCTTCCTCTACTGCTGCTGTCTCGTCATTactaccacctcctgctcctccattGCCCCCAGTTCTCCTTCCATTGCACAACATGCCTACATCAAATACACTTCCTCCTCAGCCACCTTCTTCATGGAAACAATATAGTGATGATTACCAGGACTTGTCTAGGGCTGTTTTTCCTCAAGAAGACTTTAGGAATACCTATCAGGATGAACCTACTATGCCACTGATGGTGACCTCTTCCACACTGAGAATGCTGCCTACTCCAAAATCTTATGTATCTGTGGCTTGCCAGACGGAAGATAATCCACTATTTCCCCCTATTCAGGCAGGGAATGAAAATGTGTCAACG ATGATGTCTCCTGCTGCTTACTGTAGTAGCAGAGCACTTGCTGCACGTCCTCCTTTGAGTCGCTCCTTCTCAGATAAGGCAGGTCTATTTGTCGTGTGCCCAGTGTTGTCAAAATATTTTACTTGGTACTGTATAAAACATGTTTGGTTTCGGACTCCTTCCCCTTCCAATGGGTACTACTTTACAAACAACTTTGTCACCTTTGGGGACAGATGGTGCATGACAGCCAAGAGTGTTTTTGTGATGTTTACTTGCGTGCTGAATCAGCATGTTGTGCATTGA
- the RPLP0 gene encoding 60S acidic ribosomal protein P0, whose amino-acid sequence MPREDRATWKSNYFLKIIQLLDDFPKCFIVGADNVGSKQMQQIRMSLRGKAVVLMGKNTMMRKAIRGHLENNSALEKLLPHIKGNVGFVFTKEDLTEVRDMLLANKVPASARAGAIAPCEVTVPAQNTGLGPEKTSFFQALGITTKISRGTIEILSDVQLIKTGDKVGASEATLLNMLNISPFSFGLIIQQVYDNGSIYSPEVLDITEDALRARFLEGVRNVASVCLQIGYPTVASVPHSIINGYKRVLAVAVETDYSFPLADKVKAFLADPSAFAVAAPVAETAAAPAAAAAPAKEEKEESEESDDDMGFGLFD is encoded by the exons ATGCCCAGGGAAGACAGGGCTACGTGGAAGTCCAACTATTTTCTGAAAATCATc CAACTCCTGGATGATTTTCCAAAATGCTTTATCGTGGGGGCGGACAATGTTGGCTCAAAGCAAATGCAACAGATCCGTATGTCCCTTCGAGGAAAAGCTGTTGTGCTGATGGGAAAGAACACCATGATGCGCAAGGCTATCCGTGGTCATTTGGAGAACAACTCTGCTCTGGAGAA GCTTCTGCCTCACATCAAAGGAAATGTGGGATTTGTATTCACCAAGGAAGATCTCACAGAAGTGCGAGATATGTTACTTGCAAACAAG GTACCTGCTTCTGCCCGTGCTGGAGCTATTGCACCTTGCGAAGTCACAGTGCCTGCTCAGAACACTGGTTTGGGCCCTGAGAAGACTTCCTTCTTCCAGGCTTTGGGAATCACTACTAAAATCTCCAGAGGAACTATTGAAATTCTG AGTGATGTACAGCTGATTAAGACTGGAGATAAAGTAGGTGCCAGCGAAGCCACTCTGCTGAACATGTTGAACATTTCTCCATTCTCCTTTGGTTTAATCATCCAACAAGTGTATGACAATGGAAGCATCTACAGCCCAGAGGTCTTGGATATCACAGAAGATGCCCTGAGAGCTCGCTTTTTGGAG ggTGTCCGTAATGTGGCTAGTGTTTGTCTGCAGATTGGTTATCCCACTGTTGCATCTGTACCTCACTCTATCATCAATGGATACAAGAGGGTTCTTGCTGTTGCAGTGGAGACTGACTACAGCTTCCCATTGGCAGACAAG GTCAAGGCTTTCTTGGCTGATCCATCTGCATTTGCTGTTGCAGCTCCTGTTGCAGAGACTGCTGCAGCtccagctgctgctgctgcacctGCTAAGGAGGAGAAGGAAGAGTCTGAGGAGTCTGATGATGACATGGGATTTGGTCTATTTGACTAA